From the Pseudomonadota bacterium genome, one window contains:
- a CDS encoding siderophore biosynthesis protein gives MTPHSLLQESLIAETFLDVRRRLFRQLLESMVYEKIVHPEIDADGMARLHGEATYTFRVRQAFAFDRIRIDGIVMRNGSEAESPARMLAELQPLHRAPDDLLARFAGELDETLLKDAMSAHWRRDKGALRGLAYDEIESRLPDGHPYHPGYKSRVGFDLVDNAAFSPEFAPRVRVIWLAAHHAGSARTHVSEINADAWLDDDLGDMCATFDAEMRRQGCDPRDYVRLAVHPWQWREIVAPRFAEEIRARRLIVLGESAEAYRPQQSIRTL, from the coding sequence ATGACCCCCCATTCCCTGCTACAGGAATCCCTCATCGCGGAGACGTTCCTCGATGTGCGTCGGCGGCTCTTCCGACAGCTTCTCGAATCGATGGTGTACGAGAAGATCGTGCACCCGGAGATCGACGCAGACGGGATGGCCCGGCTGCACGGCGAGGCCACCTACACATTCCGTGTGCGACAAGCGTTCGCATTCGATCGCATCCGCATCGACGGCATCGTGATGCGCAACGGATCGGAGGCCGAATCTCCCGCCCGCATGCTCGCCGAACTGCAGCCGCTGCATCGCGCCCCAGACGACCTTTTGGCGCGCTTCGCGGGCGAGCTCGACGAGACGCTGCTCAAAGACGCCATGTCGGCCCACTGGCGCCGCGACAAGGGGGCGCTGCGAGGCCTCGCCTATGACGAGATCGAGAGCCGCCTGCCCGACGGCCACCCCTACCATCCGGGCTACAAGTCCCGCGTCGGCTTCGACCTTGTCGACAATGCCGCGTTCAGCCCGGAGTTCGCGCCGCGGGTGCGCGTGATCTGGCTCGCCGCACACCACGCAGGCAGCGCCCGAACGCACGTCTCGGAGATCAACGCCGATGCCTGGCTCGACGACGATCTGGGTGACATGTGCGCGACGTTCGATGCCGAGATGCGACGCCAGGGCTGTGACCCGCGAGATTACGTGCGCCTGGCGGTGCACCCCTGGCAGTGGCGAGAGATTGTGGCCCCTCGGTTCGCCGAGGAGATCCGGGCACGACGCCTCATCGTGCTGGGAGAGTCAGCCGAGGCGTATCGTCCGCAGCAGTCGATTCGCACCCTGG